A DNA window from Cyanobacteria bacterium QS_8_64_29 contains the following coding sequences:
- a CDS encoding gluconolaconase — protein MRVLLPLVAAAIALAWGLAPTPPAAANALPSERYVGELESVFRYEGAMPTGVTVSQGGRIFTNFPRWGDGVEATVAEIRDGELVPYPNAAINQPDFDDLASSFVSVQSVVVGPANRLWVLDTGSIEFGPTEYGGPKLVGIDLERDAIARKIVLPREVALAMTYLNDVRFDLRRGEAGMAFITDSSLSGPNGIIVVDLASGESWRQLHDHPSTRAEPDFLPLVEGKPLLSRPPQGETRPFAVGSDGIALGADGQRLYYCPLSSRRLYSVSADVLADPDRPAAPTVIDHGEKGASDGLAADARNRIYTTDYEHNAIHRRHPDGQLETLVHDPRLLWPDTLSLPGDGYLYVTANQLQRSPNFHRGEDRRERPYSLFRLPVEADPVRLR, from the coding sequence ATGCGAGTGCTGTTACCGCTTGTGGCTGCTGCCATTGCGCTGGCCTGGGGCCTGGCGCCGACTCCGCCGGCAGCAGCCAATGCACTGCCCAGCGAGCGCTACGTCGGCGAGCTGGAGTCGGTCTTTCGCTACGAAGGGGCCATGCCCACCGGGGTAACGGTCTCGCAAGGCGGCCGCATTTTTACCAACTTCCCGCGTTGGGGCGATGGGGTCGAAGCAACCGTTGCCGAAATTCGGGACGGCGAACTGGTGCCCTATCCCAATGCGGCCATCAACCAACCCGATTTCGACGATCTCGCCAGCTCGTTCGTCTCGGTGCAGAGCGTGGTCGTCGGTCCTGCCAATCGGTTGTGGGTGTTGGATACCGGCAGCATCGAGTTCGGCCCCACTGAGTACGGCGGCCCCAAGCTCGTTGGCATCGATCTCGAGCGCGACGCGATCGCGCGCAAAATTGTCTTGCCGCGCGAGGTGGCCCTAGCCATGACCTACCTCAACGACGTCCGCTTTGACCTGCGCCGCGGCGAGGCGGGCATGGCCTTCATTACCGACTCCTCGCTGAGCGGCCCCAACGGCATTATTGTTGTCGATTTGGCCTCGGGCGAGAGCTGGCGCCAGCTCCACGACCATCCCTCCACGCGAGCGGAGCCGGATTTTTTGCCGTTGGTCGAGGGCAAACCGCTGCTGAGCCGACCGCCGCAGGGCGAGACGCGCCCGTTTGCCGTGGGCTCGGACGGCATTGCCCTGGGAGCAGACGGCCAGCGGCTCTACTACTGCCCGCTCTCGAGCCGCCGCCTCTATAGCGTCAGCGCGGATGTACTGGCCGATCCGGACCGGCCGGCAGCGCCCACTGTCATCGACCATGGCGAGAAAGGCGCCTCGGACGGCCTAGCGGCCGATGCCCGCAACCGCATCTACACCACTGACTACGAGCACAACGCCATTCACCGCCGCCACCCGGACGGCCAACTCGAAACGCTCGTTCACGATCCGCGCCTGCTGTGGCCCGACACCCTATCGCTACCCGGCGATGGCTACCTCTACGTCACCGCCAACCAGCTGCAGCGCAGTCCCAATTTCCATCGGGGCGAGGACCGGCGCGAGCGTCCCTACAGCCTGTTTCGCCTGCCCGTCGAGGCCGATCCCGTCCGCTTGCGCTAA